From Pristiophorus japonicus isolate sPriJap1 chromosome 7, sPriJap1.hap1, whole genome shotgun sequence, one genomic window encodes:
- the gjb7 gene encoding gap junction beta-7 protein: MSWSLLRDVLSGVNKYSTVVGRIWLSVMFIFRVLIYVVAAERVWGDEQKEFNCNTEQPGCENVCFDHFFPMSQARLWALQLIMVSTPSLLVVMHVGYREHREKKFHKKLYKDKGNIDGGLWWTYFFSLVFKTGVEIISLFAFQWMYNGFSVPRLLKCEVKPCPNVVDCFVGRPTEKTIFIYCMAVSSGACILLNICEMSYLIVKHCKEFFEKRSGKQNQKLKCGCDPLQKNHDHLKALKNGTLRSSVSIHSM; the protein is encoded by the coding sequence ATGAGCTGGAGTTTACTTCGTGATGTTTTAAGTGGAGTGAATAAATACTCCACTGTAGTGGGGAGAATCTGGTTGAGTGTCATGTTCATATTCCGAGTCCTTATCTATGTGGTGGCAGCAGAACGTGTCTGGGGTGATGAGCAGAAGGAGTTCAACTGCAACACAGAGCAACCTGGTTGCGAAAATGTGTGTTTTGACCACTTCTTTCCAATGTCCCAAGCAAGACTTTGGGCACTGCAACTTATCATGGTTTCCACCCCTTCTCTTTTGGTTGTTATGCATGTAGGTTACAGGGAACatagggagaagaaattccataAGAAACTGTACAAAGACAAAGGGAACATAGATGGGGGTCTGTGGTGGACATATTTCTTTAGTCTAGTGTTCAAAACGGGAGTTGAGATCATATCCTTGTTTGCGTTTCAGTGGATGTACAATGGGTTCTCTGTTCCTCGCCTTTTGAAATGTGAAGTTAAGCCCTGCCCCAATGTGGTGGATTGTTTTGTTGGTCGGCCCACAGAGAAGACCATCTTCATCTACTGCATGGCTGTCTCCTCAGGAGCATGTATACTATTGAACATCTGCGAGATGAGTTACCTCATTGTAAAGCACTGTAAAGAATTCTTTGAGAAGAGATCTGGCAAACAAAATCAAAAGTTGAAATGTGGATGTGATCCGTTGCAGAAAAATCATGATCATCTGAAAGCTCTTAAAAATGGCACTTTGAGATCATCCGTAAGCATTCACTCGATGTGA